In Terriglobia bacterium, the sequence TAGAGGTAGCCGCGGCCGTATCCCTCGGCCTTCATGAGCCGCGTGGGAGCGTTCCTGAGGTGGAGCGGAACCGGATCCGTGGCCCCCCCGCGAATCGACTCGAGGACCTCTCCCCATGCCGCGTAGAGCGCGTTCGACTTCGGCGCCATCGCGCAGTACACCGCGGCCTGCGCCAGGGCGAGGTCGGCCTCGGGGCGGCCGACGAAATGGACCGCGTCCTTGGCGGCCAGCGCGAGGGTGAGGGCCCGCGGGTCGGCGAGTCCCACGTCCTCGCTGGCGAACCGCACGATTCGGCGCGCGACGTACAACGGGTCCTCGCCCGACTCCAGCATCCGGGCGAGCCAGTAGAGCGAGGCGTCGGGGTCCGAGTTGCGAATCGACTTGTGGAGCGCGCTGATCTGATTGAAGTGCTCCTCGCCCGCGCGGTCGTAGTAGAGGGCGCTCTTCTGCAGCGCGTCGCGGAGGAGAACCGCGTCCACGCTCCGCGTGCCGTCGGCCCCCTCGGGCGCCGAGGCGACCGCGAGGTCGAGCACGTTGAGCGCGGCTCGGGCGTCCCCCTGGCTCTCCGCCGCGAGCGCGACGATCAGCTCCTCCGGGAGGTCCGCGCGGAGCGAGCCCAACCCGCGCTCCCGGTCGGCGAGCGCCCGCCGGATCACCGCCGCCAGGTGATCCCGCTCGAGGCGCTCGAGGCGGTAGACCCGCGACCGGGAGAGGAGCGCTGCGTTCACCTCGAACGAGGGATTCTCCGTCGTCGCCCCGATGAGGACGATCGTTCCCTCCTCGACGTACGGCAGGAACGCGTCCTGCTGCGACTTGTTGAACCGGTGGATCTCGTCGATGAAGAGGATCGTCCGGCGCCCGGTGGCCCGGCGCAGCGCGGCGGCCTTCTCCATCACGTCCCGGACTTCCTTGATCCCGGCGAGGACCGCGGAAAACGGCGCGAAGGCCGCGCGGGTCCGCCGGGCGATGATCCGGGCCAGGGTGGTCTTGCCGGATCCGGGAGGTCCCCAGAGGATGATCGACCTCAGGTCGTCGCGCTCGATGGCCGCGCGGAGCGCCGTTCCCGGTCCGACGACCCGGTCCTGGCCGACCAGCTCGTCGAAATCCCGCGGCCGCATGCGGTCCGCGAGCGGCGCCACCCCTTCGCGCGGCTCGTCGCCTTGCTCGAAAAGCCCCACCCCCGCATTCTACCGGGAACGGGAATCGGGAACCACGATGCGGTATATTCTCCGGCCCAGCTCGCGAAGGTCCGGGAGGGCTCCATGGCGAGGATGAACGCGATGCTCAAGCCCGGCGAGAAGGCGTCGGAGGCCGGGATCTTCTACTGCTACGTCTGCTCGCTGCGAGGGGAGACCTCGACCTGCGACATGCGGGAGGGGCAGATGTTCCTCGCCTGCCCGCGCTGTCTCGAGCGAAAGGTGGCGGAGTGGGACCTCGCCTGGAAGCCCGACCGCAACCGTCCCGCGAATCGTGGGCGCCGCATCCCGCGGCTCTGGCCCGGCGCGCTGGGGAAGCCGGTCTGACGTGCCCGCGGCCGCGCGACTACAGCGGGCTCGCGGGGGTTTCCTCTTTGGTGATCGCGTCGGCCACGATGAGGGCCCCGACGGCGATCCCGCCCACGATCGCCCACTTGAGCCAGCCGGAGATCTTGTCGCGACGCGGAGCCTCGCCGCCCCCGCCGGCCCCGGCCTTGAGCGCGAGAGCGAGAGGCTTGTTCGACCCGGAGTCGAGGGTCAGGGAGCTGGCCGCCAGGAACGCCCCCTCGGACGCGCGCGCGACCACGGCGTACGTCCCGGCGGGGGCGGCGTCGATCCGGAAGTAGCCGCGGGCGTCCGCGGGAGCGGAGTCGAAGGTCTTCCGGCCGCTCTCGTCCACGAGGGTCACCACGACACCGGGGCGGGGGCTCACCCCGTCGGCGTCCAGGACTCGCCCGCGAAACACGGCGTTCGAGCCGGCCAGGGCCGGAAGGTCCGCGACCAGTAGCGCGATGGCCACGACGAGAACGCTCGACATCGCACGCCGGAACAAGCTGGGTGACATCACAGATCCTCCCTCGCCGATCGGACTCCCGGGCGTGGTGGCTGAACCGCCGACCTCGTCCCGAACCCCGTACCTTTACCCCGAGCCCCGTCGCACGTCGAGCCCTCGTGGGCTTTGGAGCGGCCTTCCCGCTGCACGATCCCCGCAGCGGGTCGTGGACGAAAGAGCATTTTCCGATGCGCAACGCGGCGCGTCAAGGGGCGCCAGGGTTCCCGGTGCTAGGGCGTCGAGGGGCTCGCGGTCGCGCTGGTTCCGCCGCCCGAAACGGCGAAGAGGAGGGCGGCGGACGCGCCCGCGATCACCGCGATCCCCTTGGGGCCCTTCCAGAACTCCTGGCCGGCCGCCTTCAGCCGCACCTCCGCGATGCCCTGGGACGCGGTGTGGGTGCCGGGGATCTCCCTGGGGTTCTTGCCGTTCCACCAGGCGAGGTCGCGCTCCGCGTACCTCGTCAGGGTGTACGACAGGGCCACGGTTCCGCCGGGCGGCACGTTCACGACCTGGTTGCCTACGAACGTGCCGTCCTTCGTCTCGATGTAGATATCCACGTAGCCGAACGGGATGCCCGCGAGCTCGCACTCGCCCTTCGCCCCTGTGGGGAGGGACGAGTAGACCTTTCCGCCGTCGAGATGGTACCCGCGGACGATCGCTCCGGCGATCGGGGTCTTCCCGTCGCTCCCGAGCACCTTGGCCTTGAGCCGCCCGCTTCCGACCGGCGATTGGGCCGCCGGCGCGGAGGCGCCCTCCGCGGCCACGGCGGGAGCCGGCGCGGCCAGCACGGCAACGAGCGCGGCGACGATCGCATTTCCCCATCGAGTCGAGAGCGGAACCACTTGACGTGACCTCCCCCGGTCCGTATTAAACACTCACGCACCGAAAGGAGCCGGTGGGCGGCCCCGATGAGGCGCGTACAGGTGCCAAGTGCTTTCCATGGAGACCGAGCCCGAGGAAGACTCGATCCCGCAGACCGCGGAGTATAGCGCGCCCGAACCTCGACGGCGATCCCGGGAGAGCCACCGAAGGGTGGCGCCGTCGCACCGGCGATTGAGACGGTTGTATTTCGCCATAGCTGCCATCTGGGGATTCCTGAGCGGTGCCGTGGGCGTCGGCGCGGCTCTCGCCGTCCGGGGACGGCCGGTCGGGATCGAGGATCCCCTCGTGCTCCTGGCGCTTCTTCCCGCGATCGCGCTGGCGGTGGCCGGTGGGGTGGTCATCGCCGCGGCCTATCGCGCCGCCCGACGCCGCGTCGGGTAGGGAGGGACCTTCTCACGGCCGCATCAGGCCGTACTTGAGAATGCACCAGAGGGCGCGGAATCCGTCCTTCCAGCTGATCTTCTTCCCTTCCTTGTACGTCCGGCCGGCGTACGAGATCCCGACCTCGTAGATCCGGGCGTCGAGCCGCGCGACCTTCGCGGTCACCTCGGGCTCGAATCCGAACCGGTCCTCCTCCAGGCGGATCCGGCGCAGGACGTCCGCGCGGAACAGCTTGTAGCAGGTCTCCATGTCGGTCAGGTTCAGGTTGGTGAGCGCGTTCGAGAAGAGCGTGAGCGCGCGATTCCCGACGGAGTGCCAGAAGAACAGCACGCGATGCGCGTCGCCCCCCATGAACCTCGAGCCGTACACGACGTCGGCCTTGCCCTCGAGGATCGGGGCCAGCAGCTTCGGGTACTCGCACGGGTCGTACTCGAGATCCGCGTCCTGGACGACGACGAGGTCGCCGAGGGACTCCTCGAACCCGCGCCGGAGCGCGGCCCCCTTGCCGCGATTCGCCTCCTGCCGGAATGCGCGGACGCGGGGCTCGGCCCGGAAGTCGGCCAAACGGGCCGCCGTCGCGTCGGTGCTCGCGTCGTCCACCACGATCACTTCCCGCTCGACGCCGGCGGGCAGCGGCGCGGCGAGCACCGCGTCGAGGATCGTCGCGATCGTGCTCTCTTCGTTGTAGACAGGGATCACGATGGACAGAAGCGGCACGATGTCCCCCGGCGCGCATTATAGGGCGGATGGGACGCGCTCCCGCAGCCCGGCTTCGCGAACGACCTACGGCCCCGCCAGCTCTTCCGCGCGCCGCCGGGCCTCCGCGTGAGCGGGGTCGAGGTCGAGGACGGAGCGCCACGCGCGCAGGGCGTCCGCCGGCCGCCCGACCCGGTCCTCCAGCCGGGCGAGGCGGGTCAAGATCTCGCTCCGAATCCAGCGATTCCCGTCCGACGGGACGATCCCGTAGAGCCCTCGCTCCCACTGCGCGCGCGCTCTCTCGGCATCGCCCGCCGTCTCGAGCGAGATTCCCGCCTGGAGCCTTATCCAAGGGTCGTCCGGAGCGAGGCGCGAGGCCTCGCTCGCGTCGCCGACGGCGCCGGCGAGATCGCCTTCCGCTGCGCGAAGCCGGCTGCGGCACGCGAAGAGCGCCGCCCCCGCCGCTTCGCGGGGGAGATCGGCCGAGGAAGGCAGGAGCCGCCGCATCTCCTCCCAGCGCTGGCCGGCGAGGGCGCGGAGCGCCGCGGACGTCCTGAGGGGGACGTGGCGCGGCCAGAGCACGATCGCGCGATCGAGCCTGGCATCGGCCTCCGGGGCCCGGCCCAGGGCCCGCAAGCGCTCGATCCAAGCGGCCCACGCGTCCGGATCGTCGGGCAAGGCCTTCACCAGCACCGAGGGACTCACGAACGGCTCGAGGTCCGCCTGGAGCGCGGCCGCGGATCGGGGGTCGTAGCCGAACATCGACCGCAGGAGCTCCACGGCCCGACCGGCCTCGCCGCAACGCGCGAGCACCCGTACGGCGGTCTCGACCACGGGGACCGACACCTTCGAGATCTCGGCGGCCCTGGCGGCGTGGAACGCGGCGGCCCGGCGCTCCTCGGGCGAGGCGGCCAGCTCCAGGAGCAGGCCGGCGTAA encodes:
- a CDS encoding carboxypeptidase-like regulatory domain-containing protein, yielding MSPSLFRRAMSSVLVVAIALLVADLPALAGSNAVFRGRVLDADGVSPRPGVVVTLVDESGRKTFDSAPADARGYFRIDAAPAGTYAVVARASEGAFLAASSLTLDSGSNKPLALALKAGAGGGGEAPRRDKISGWLKWAIVGGIAVGALIVADAITKEETPASPL
- a CDS encoding replication-associated recombination protein A; protein product: MRPRDFDELVGQDRVVGPGTALRAAIERDDLRSIILWGPPGSGKTTLARIIARRTRAAFAPFSAVLAGIKEVRDVMEKAAALRRATGRRTILFIDEIHRFNKSQQDAFLPYVEEGTIVLIGATTENPSFEVNAALLSRSRVYRLERLERDHLAAVIRRALADRERGLGSLRADLPEELIVALAAESQGDARAALNVLDLAVASAPEGADGTRSVDAVLLRDALQKSALYYDRAGEEHFNQISALHKSIRNSDPDASLYWLARMLESGEDPLYVARRIVRFASEDVGLADPRALTLALAAKDAVHFVGRPEADLALAQAAVYCAMAPKSNALYAAWGEVLESIRGGATDPVPLHLRNAPTRLMKAEGYGRGYLYAHDAEDGVTGMECLPDSLAGRRFYRPTGRGLEQTLVERLEAWRKARAAKAAAGDTKEPPPRR
- a CDS encoding glycosyltransferase family 2 protein — encoded protein: MPLLSIVIPVYNEESTIATILDAVLAAPLPAGVEREVIVVDDASTDATAARLADFRAEPRVRAFRQEANRGKGAALRRGFEESLGDLVVVQDADLEYDPCEYPKLLAPILEGKADVVYGSRFMGGDAHRVLFFWHSVGNRALTLFSNALTNLNLTDMETCYKLFRADVLRRIRLEEDRFGFEPEVTAKVARLDARIYEVGISYAGRTYKEGKKISWKDGFRALWCILKYGLMRP